In one window of Nicotiana tabacum cultivar K326 chromosome 12, ASM71507v2, whole genome shotgun sequence DNA:
- the LOC107788923 gene encoding uncharacterized protein LOC107788923, whose amino-acid sequence MAKGATTLRVGSWNIGILTGKSVELGKILEKRKINIACVHETRWEGDKVRDIDKFKLWYSGRVGGRNKLCILVDEDLRELVVEDRRVNDRLMTINLVVGSFTLNIISAYAPQAGLYEEVKRRFRKDLDEMVRGIPHTEKFFIGGDFNGHIGATSEGYDDVHSGFGFGDRNGGGTSLLDFARAFDLVIANSSFLNKREHLVTFRSLVPETQIDYLLYRKSDRSLYTDCKVILSENLSTLQRLLVMDLEIMRKRRKREMYNQYSIKWGALTEDKAQELGVKLLTMGVWRSSGNASAMWTTTAQYIREAAREVLGVSNVYSGSHKGDWWWNREVQGKVKTKKTVYLKLVESVDEEEKRVNREHYKLDKKETKLVVMAAKTATFS is encoded by the coding sequence ATGGCGAAGGGAGCTACTACGCTGAGAGTGGGGTCTTGGAACATAGGAATTTTGACTGGAAAATCTGTAGAGTTAGGAAAGATTCTTGAGaaaaggaagattaatatagcttgTGTACATGAGACTAGGTGGGAAGGTGATAAGGTGCGTGATATAGACAAGTTCAAACTATGGTATTCTGGGAGGGTGGGTGGAAGGAACAAGTTATGTATCTTGGTTGATGAGGACCTCCGTGAACTAGTGGTGGAGGATAGGAGGGTGAATGACAGGCTAATGACTATTAATCTAGTTGTTGGAAGTTTTACTTTGAACATAATCAGTGCGTACGCACCCCAAGCAGGCTTGTATGAGGAAGTCAAGAGGCGTTTCAGGAAGGATTTGGATGAGATGGTGCGTGGTATCCCTCATACCGAGAAGtttttcataggaggagattttaaCGGCCACATTGGAGCGACGTCTGAGGGGTATGATGATGTGCATAGTGGCTTTGGTTTTGGAGATAGAAACGGAGGAGGAACGTCTCTGCTGGACTTTGCTAGagcatttgatttggtgatagcaaACTCAAGTTTCCTGAATAAGAGGGAGCACTTGGTCACCTTTCGGAGTTTGGTGCCtgagactcagattgattatttaCTCTACAGGAAGTCTGATAGAAGTCTTTACACGGATTGCAAGGTCATCCTGAGTGAGAACCTCTCGACCCTTCAAAGGCTCCTGGTCATGGATCTTGAGATCatgaggaagaggaggaagagggaGATGTATAACCAATATAGTatcaagtggggagccttgacggAAGATAAAGCGCAAGAGTTGGGGGTCAAGCTGTTGACTATGGGGGTTTGGAGGAGTAGTGGGAACGCTAGCGCTATGTGGACCACGACTGCGCAATACATTAGGGAAGCTGCAagagaggtattaggggtctcaaATGTTTACTCTGGTAGTCACaagggagactggtggtggaatagAGAGGTGCAAGGAAAAGTGAAAACCAAAAAAACAGTGTATCTGAAGCTAGTGGAAAGTgtagacgaggaggagaagagggtGAATAGGGAGCATTATAAGTTGGATAAGAAAGAGACAAAGCTAGTAGTTATGGCGGCCAAGACTGCAACTTTTAGTTGA